Proteins encoded in a region of the Perca fluviatilis chromosome 6, GENO_Pfluv_1.0, whole genome shotgun sequence genome:
- the ykt6 gene encoding synaptobrevin homolog YKT6, translating to MKLYSLSIHHKGATKANLLKSAYDLSSFSFFQRSSVQEFMTFTSALIVERTSQGTRASVKEQEYLCHVYVRNDNLSAVVIADTEYPQRVCFTLLDKVLEEFSRQVDSIDWPSGNPETINYKALDIHLSKYQNPREADAMTKVQAELDETKIILHNTMESLLERGEKLDDLVAKSEHLGNQSKAFYKTARKQNSCCEVM from the exons ATGAAGCTCTACAGCCTCAGCATCCACCATAAAGGAGCGACCAAAGCCAACCTCCTTAAATCGGCCTATGACCTCTCCTCCTTCAGCTTCTTTCAGCGATCCAG tGTTCAGGAGTTCATGACCTTTACCAGTGCCTTGATTGTTGAACGGACATCACAAGGAACCCGTGCCTCTGTCAAAGAACAAG AGTACCTGTGCCATGTGTATGTAAGAAATGACAACCTGAGCGCTGTAGTCATTGCAGACACTGAATACCCACAGAGAGTCTGTTTCACATTGCTAGACAAG GTATTAGAGGAGTTCTCTAGGCAAGTGGACAGTATAGACTGGCCCTCTGGTAATCCTGAAACCATAAACTACAAAGCCCTGGATATTCACCTTTCTAAATACCAG aacCCCAGGGAAGCAGATGCAATGACCAAAGTGCAGGCAGAGCTGGATGAGACAAAGATCATTTTG CACAACACCATGGAAAGCCTgttggagagaggagagaaactgGATGATCTTGTGGCAAAGTCAGAGCACCTGGGAAACCAGTCCAAAGCCTTCTACAAGACT GCACGAAAACAGAACTCATGCTGTGAAGTCATGTGA